The Candidatus Cetobacterium colombiensis genome includes the window GAAGTTACTGTAGCAGAGGATCCTTTAAACGCTGTTGTAAATGGTATTCAACAACTTTTAAAAGAGTTTGATAAATATAAGAGAGTTTTAATTTCACCAGAAAGTGATTATTAAAAGAGGTTCTATGAAAAAAATAGTGCTGTTGTTATTATTTTTATCTTCAATATTAAAGGCGGACTATCTCATCACCAATGGTGAGATAGCTCTTTTTTATGATGGGAAAAATAATATTTTAAAAAATGTGAAAGATAGAGAGTTTAAAAAAGAAGTACTTTCAAATTTTCAAATATTATTAATAAAAGATTATAAAATTTATAGAGCTAGGAATTATTACACTGAAGTAAAATATATAGATGGAAAAAATATATTTTATATGAAAAGTAATGTTAATGGGGATATTTTAGAAACATATATTATATTGTCTAATAATCAAAAAAATAATATGTACATCTATACAAATTTATCAAAATTAGGCTGGAAAAAACCATATAATTTAGTATATAAATTTTCTCCATTGGTATTAGAAGGTAATATTGAAAATAAAGAGAATTATTACAAATATGACATGTTGAATTTTTCAAAAGATAGCAACTCAGAAATTCTAGTAGGAACAGAAAATGATTTTGAGAATTTTAAAGTTAAATTTTTAGAAAATATTTTGACAAAGCAGCCAGATGAGAGAATTTATCTAGTAAAAAAAATAGATCAAAATAAAAAAGATGATTTTTTAGAAATATCTTTAAGCAAAGAAAAGCCTGAGTTTACAAATTTAACATTTGAAGACATAAAAAATAAAGAAATTGAGTTTTGGAAAAAGTTTGACAATAAATATTATTATTTAAGACAAAATATGATTAATCAAATCCGAAATTTTTATCTTATTTTTTCGAGTAAATATACTCAAAGTAGTTTAAAAGCGAACATGAGTAGAGTAAAGTATGCTGAACAATTGAAAGTAATGTATTTAAATGGTATATTAAATAAGAAAAGTTTAATTCCAGATTTTAAATTTGAAAGGAATGATGGAATTCAAAATATATATACATATTACTATTATATAAAGTTTTGTATTAATAAAAAAATTAATCCAAATAAAAATGAAAAAATTAAAAATAATGTGACAATAATTAGAAATAATATAGAAGAAGCATATAAAAGTATTCAAAATAAAGAAGGCGATTGGTTACAAGATAGTTTGATATTTTATAATTTTTTATTAGAAATAGAAAAAATGAGCTTGTCAAAGGAACTATTTATTAATATAGAATCAATAAAAAATGAAATTAAAAATAATGTTAAAAAAGAAATATTAGATAAGAATGAAAATCTAAAAAATTATGACAACATAGAATACTTACAAATTTTGACATTAAAGGATAAAAGACAAAATTTAGAAAGACTGGTAAATCATTTAAATAACAGAATAGGTTTATTGCAGGAAAATGGAGAAATTAATAGAATAGCTAATTTAAAATTAGCACTATTACTATATGAAAATGGATATACTGTAGAAAGTGATAAAGTTTTTTATAATATAGATTATTTTATTAATTTCGAAGAAAATTATAATGAGTTAAATATAGAAGAAATATATTTATATTTAATGAATATTCAATATAGGGGACTAATATGATTGCTAATAATGAAATTGGAATAAAAGAACAAATGGAATCAATCCTTTTATTAGGTGGAGATGAAGTGAAAATAAGAGATTTGAGTAAATTTTTTTCAATATCAGTTGAAAAAGTTTTTCAGATATTAGAAGAATTAAAGTTAAAAAGATTTAATACAGGAATTAATATTGAAATAGATCAAGAAATAGTTTATTTAACTACAAATCCAAGATGTGGTGAAATAGTAAATATGTATTTTAAGCAAGATGTAAAACCTAAAAAATTATCTAATGCAGCATTAGAAACATTATCAATTATAGCATATCGTCAACCAATAACCAAAAGTGAGATAGAAGCTGTTAGAGGAGTTTCTATAGATAGAGTTGTTCAAACGTTAGAAGAAAGAAAATTTATATATGTATGTGGAAAAAAAGAAGCGATAGGAAAGCCTAATTTATATGCAATTACAGATAAGTTTTTAGGATATTTAGGAATTTCATCAGTAGAAGAATTACCACAATATGAAAACATGAAGGAGAAATTAAATGGAACCAATGAGAATAAATAAGTATTTAGCGCAAAATGGTTATGCTTCAAGAAGAGAAATAGATAAACTTATTGAAAGTGGAGATATAAAAGTTAACGGAAAAGAGATTATGCAAGGTCAGAAAGTAACAGATAATGACAAAATCTTTATAAAAGGAAAATTATTCGAAAAACCTAAATCTGAAAATAAAGTTTATTTTTTATTGAATAAACCAAGAGGAGTTTTAAGTGCAGCAAAAGATGATAGGGGAAGAAAAACTGTTGTAGATTTAATAGATACAAATGAAAGATTATATCCTATTGGAAGATTAGACTCAGAAACGGAAGGTGCTATTATTTTAACAAATGATGGAGATGTTTTTAATAAAGTGATTCATCCAAAGGGAGAAGTATATAAAGAGTATTTTGCAATTTTAAAAGGAGAAATTAAAGATAAAGATCTTTCTAGAGTGGCAAAAGGAGTTATACTTGATGATGGACCTACATTACCGGCTAAGACTAAAATTTTAAAAAGAGCTCAAGGTAGAAGTGAAGTTATTATTTCTATAAGAGAAGGTAAAAATCGTCAAGTAAGAAGAATGTTTGATGCAGTAAAACATCCAGTTGTTTACTTAAGAAGAGAAGCAATAGGAAAAATAAATTTAGGAAAATTAGAGTTAGGACAATATAGAAAACTAACATCTCAAGAAATAAATTATTTAAAATCATTATAGAATATAGGAGGAAAATATATGTCTTTAACAAAAGAAGAAGTTCTAAACGTAGCAAAATTAGCGAGATTAGAATTTGCTGAAGAGGAGATTGCAAGATTTCAGATGGACCTAAATAATATCTTAGATTATATAGATGTTTTAGGAGAAATAAATACTGATGAAATAGAGCCGTTAGTACAAATTCATGAAACAGGAGATAAATTGAGAGAAGACGTAATAAGAGAGTCTTTAACAGTTGAAGAAGCTATGAAAAATGCACCTGCATCTGAAGATGGAGCACTAATAGTACCGAAAGTGGTTGGAGAATAATTTAAGAGGAGGATTTTTCTGTGAAAAAAATATATGAATTGACAGCTTTTGAAATAAAAGAAAAAATATTAAATAGAGAATTGACATCTGAAGAGGTTGTTAAGGCTATTTTTGAAAGAATAGAGGAAACAGACGGTGAAATCGGAAGTTTCGTATCTTTAAGAAAAGAGAAAGCTTTAGAAGAAGCAAGAATAGTTGATGAAAAAATTAAAAATGGTGAAGCAGTTGGAGCTTTAGCCGGAGTTCCAGTATCAATAAAGGATAATATGGTCTCAATAGGAGAGCCATCTCAATCAGCGTCTAAGATATTAGAAGGTTACGAGGGAATTTATGATGCAACAGTTGTAAAAAAATTAAAAGATGCAGATGCTATAATAATAGGAAAAACTAATATGGATGAATTTGCAATGGGTTCTACAACTACAACATCAGTATATGAGCAAACAACTAAAAATCCTTGGGATTTAGAAAGAGTTCCTGGAGGAAGTAGTGGAGGAGGAGCAACTTCAGTTGCAGCTAACCAATGTTTTATTTCTTTAGGATCTGATACTGGTGGAAGTATTAGACAACCAGCATCGTTTTGTGGTGTAGTTGGATTAAAACCAACATATGGAAGAATTTCAAGATATGGATTAATGGCTTTTGGATCATCTTTAGACCAAATAGGACCATTTGGAAAAACTGTTAAGGACGTTGCATTAAGTTTAAATGTTTTAGCAGGAACAGATGACTATGATTCAACAGTTGAAGATGTAGAGGTTCCAAATTATTTAGATTTTTTAACTGGAGATATAAAAGGAATGAAGATAGGAGTTCCGAAAGAATACTTTATAGAGGGACTGAATCCAGGAGTAAAGAAAGTTGTAGATGAAGCTTTAGAAACTTTTAAATCTTTAGGAGCAGAGATAATAGAAATTTCATTACCGCATACAAAATATGCAGCACCAACTTATTATGTATTAGCACCAGCAGAGGCAAGTTCAAACTTGGCTAGATTTGATGGAATCAGATATGGGCATAGAACTAAAAATGCAGCAAATATAGATGAGTTATATACAAAATCAAGAAGTGAAGGATTTGGAGACGAAGTAAAGAGAAGAATTATGATAGGAACTTATGTTCTAAGTGCAGGATTCTTTGACGCATATTTTAAGAAAGCTCAAAAAGTTAGAAGATTAATAAAAAATGACTTTGAAAAAGCTTTTGAAAAAGTAGACATTATATTCACTCCAGTAACACCAGGACCTGCTTTTAGATTAGATGCTAAAAAGACACCAGTAGAGTTATACTTAGAAGATATCTTTACAATACCAGCAAACTTAGCAGGAATACCAGGAATTTCAATACCAGCTGGAATGACTGAAGGATTACCAGTTGGAATACAACTACTAGGAAAAGCATTTGGAGAAAAAGATATCTTAAAAGCAGGAGATGCTTTTGAAAAAGCGATAAAGGAGAGAGTGTAATGGCGAGACAATGGGAATCGGTAATAGGACTTGAAGTACACCTTCAATTAAAAACAGGAACAAAAGTATGGTGTGGATGTAGCGCGGATTATGATAATTCACCTACAAATACACATACATGTCCAATATGTTTAGGACACCCAGGAGCACTACCAAAGTTAAATAAAAAAGTTGTAGAATATGCAGTAAAAGGAGCATTAGCTTTAAACTGTAAAATAAATAATATTAGTGGTTTTGATAGAAAAAATTATTTTTATCCAGACACACCAAAAAATTATCAAATAACTCAATTTGAAAAACCTTATTGTGAAAAAGGACATTTAGATGTGAAGTTAAACTCAGGAAGAGAGTTTACAGTAGGAATTACTAGAATTCAAATAGAAGAGGATGCAGGAAAATCAATACATGCAGGTTCTGAATCGTTAATAAACTTTAATAGAGCTTCAATGCCTCTTTTAGAAATAATCTCTGAACCAGATTTAAGAAGTTCTGAGGAAGCTTATGAATATTTAAATCTTTTAAAAAGTACTATAAAGTATACTGGAATAAGTGACGTTTCAATGGAATTAGGATCTCTAAGATGTGATGCAAATATATCGGTAATGGAAAAAGGGAGCAAAGTTTATGGAACAAGAGTAGAGGTTAAAAATCTTAACTCTTTTAAAGCAGTAGCTAGAGCTATTGACTATGAAATTGGTAGACAAATTGAAGTTATTGAAAATGGTGGATCGATAGATCAAGAGACTAGACTTTGGGATGATGAGGCTCAAGTAACAAGAATAATGAGAAGTAAAGAGGATGCAATGGATTATAGATACTTTGCAGAGCCAGATCTTCCTAAGCTTGTTATAAAAAATGAAGAAATTGAAAGAATAAAAGAATTAATGCCAGAATCAAAAACAGCGAAATTAAAAAGATTTATAGAAGATTATGAATTACCAGAATACGATGCTAATATTTTAACAGATGAAATTGAATTAGCAGATTATTTTGAAAAAGTAGTTCAAATAACTAAAAATGCTAAACTTTCTTCAAATTGGATTATGACAGAAGTTCTAAGAGAGTTAAAAGAAAGTGGAAAAACAATTGAAGAATCTAAAATATCTTCAGAAGATTTAGGAAAAATAATAAACTTAATCCAAAAAGATGTAATTTCTTCAAAAATAGCTAAAGAATTATTTACTATAAAATTAAATGATAGTAGAGATCCAGAAGTTATTGTAAAAGAAGAAGGTATGGTACAAGTTGTTGATTTAGGAGAGATAGAAGGAATAGTAAATCAAGTTCTATCTGAAAATCCTAAAATGGTAGAGGATTTCAAGAATTCAGATGAAGGAAGAAAGCCTAGAGTATTAAAAGGACTAATAGGACAGGTTATGAAATTATCAAAAGGAAAAGCAAATCCAAAGATAGTTACAGAACTGATGGAATTAAAATTAAAATAGGTGGGTAATAATGAAAAAAAGCAAATTAATCTCTTTAGGGATTATGGTGTTTGGACTTACTTTTTTATCTCAGCCACTTCATGCCGTTACTAAAAATTTAAAAGAAAAGTACGAAAACGTAATACCAATGAGTGTTCACGTAAATATAATGAATAATGAGGCAGAACCAGAATATTTAAACTATGTCTTTATTAAAAGTGTGGATGCACCTATTAGACAGGATTCATCAGTATATTCTAAAGAGATTGTAAGATTTCCATTCAATACAAAATTAAGGGTGCTAGAAAAAGTTGAATCAGGTGGAAATGATTGGTACAAAGTTGAGTTGAAAGATAAAAATGGAAATGTAGTTCATGGTTATATTTCAGCAATGCTTGTAACTTTAAGAACATTTAGATTTGAAGAGATGAATAATAGAGTGCATAAGTTAAATCAATTTTTGCAGTCAGAGGCATCAAAAGGAAAGGAACTAGTATCTGTAAATACATATGTTCCTAATCCAAGTAACCAAAATATGGGCAGAGCTAAAGATAAATATGGGGTTTCATCAGATCAAAATGCTAGAGCGAGCTATAATGGAGAGACTATATTTATTCCAGATAGATCTTTAATGTCAGTTGAATCAGTAAAAGGAAATGATGTTTACGTAAACGCTCTTTCTATAGCTGAAAAACCATTAAAGGTAAGTAAAAATGCGATAACAAGATATCCAGCAGTTAATGCTAACTTTAGAAAAGCCATTGTAATAGATTTAGAAAATGAGAATCAAGGTATTTTCCAAAAAAATGCAGATGGTCAGTGGGAGTTAATTTCTTACACTTTAAATAAAACTGGAATGGAAAGTACTTTAGGATTTGAAACACCAAAAGGATATTTTATTGTACCAGTTTTAAAGTATGAAATGGGATACAGAGATGAGTATAACAACGCAGCTGGAATGGCAAAATATGCTATACGTTTTTCAGGTGGTGGATATATTCATGGAACACCAATTAACTTTGAAGAAAATATAAATAGAGACTTTTTCTTGAGAGAAAAAGATGGAACATTAGGAACAGTTGAAGGAACTAGAAAATGTATTAGAAATATGGAATCACATATTAAGTTCTTATTTGATTGGGTAACTAATGGAAAGGTTAATAGAAAATCGAATGAACAAAGACCAGACGAAAACGTAATGGTTATAGTATTTTAAGAAGGGTGAGCGAAGTCTCACCCTTTTTTATAAAAATAGCATAACTTACTATTCTATGATATAATAAATTCGTTAAACTAAATTAAGATAGGTGATAAAAATGTATAAATTGCAGTATTTTATATTTAAAATTTTCTCTTCTATTTTACTTTTATTTCCAGAAAAAACAAGGTTTAAATTTGCTGAAAAATTGGGAATATTAGGTTATTATTTGATAAAAAAAAGAAGAATAATAGCCTTGGCAAATTTAAAGCTGGCTTTTCCAGATAAAACGTATGAAGAAAGAAAAAAAATAGCGAAGGAGTCATATAAAATTATGGCAAAAGCTTTTATTTCTACATTGTGGTTTGAAGATTATTTAAAAACAAATGTTGAATTGGAAGACTTTGATAGAGTGACTTCAATAAAAGAAAAAGGCGACGGAATAGCTGTAGCCTTAATTCATATGGGAAATATGGAGGCAAGTTTAAAAGCAGGAGAAAAGTATAAAATTGTGACAGTTGCAAAGGCTCAGAGAAATCCGTATATAGATAACTTTATAACTGAAGCAAGAAAAAAAATGAATGTAGTGCTTTTAAAAAAATCTAAGCAAACGTCAAGAGATTTATTAGAACAAATAGAAGAAAAAAATGTAATAGCTTTATTTACTGATCATAGAGATAAAGGAACAACAGTTGAATTTTTTGGGGAGGAAACAGTTTCTCCAACTGGTGTAGTAAGTATTGCTTTAAAACATAATTTACCTTTAGTTATAGGGTATAATGTTATGCATGAAGATAATACGTGTACAACTTATTTTACAAAAGAATTAGATTTAGTTAGAACAGCTTCTTTTAAGGATGATGTAAAAGTTAATACTCAAATGATGATGAGCGTAATTGAAAGTATAATAAAAAATTATCCAAATCAATGGATGTGGTTTCATGATAGATGGAAACTATATAAAAAAATAAAAAATGATGATATAAAAAGCTAGGAGGAAAAAATGTTATTAGGAATAATTGGAGCAATGAATGAAGAAGTAGTTCAATTAAAAGAGGTAATGAATCTGGTAGAAACAAAAGAACTAGGTGGATACCAATTTTTTAAAGGAACTTTATTTAATAGAGAGATAATATTAGTTGAGTGTGGAATTGGAAAAGTAAATGCAGCTATCTGTTCAACACTTTTAATTCAAGAATTTAAAGTGGATAAAGTTTTATTTACAGGGGTAGCAGGAGGATTAAATCCAGAGATTAATATAGGTGATATTGTTATATCTACAGATTTAGTGGAACATGATTTCGATTGTACAGCATTTGGATATGATCATGGAGTAATTCCAAGGATGGAAAATTCAAAATTCAAAGCTGATGATGAGTTAGTAGTATTGGCTAAAAAGGTAGCAGAAGAAAATTTTGGAAAAGAAAGAGTTTTTGTAGGAACAATAGTTAGTGGAGATGTTTTCGTAGCATCAAATGAAAAAATAAATTGGTTAAGAGAAACATTTACTGGTGAATGTACAGAAATGGAAGGAGCAGCAGTAGCCCATGTGTGCTCTGTAATGAAAAAACCATTTGTGATTATAAGATCAATATCTGATAAAGCGAATCATGATGCGAATATGAATTTTGATGAATTTGTAAAATTAGCAGCACAAAATTCAAAAATAATAATAGAAGGTATATTAAAAGCAATATAAATATTAAAGGGGGAAATTCGTGAATATTGAAAAACTGCTAGATGAATTATATTCTTACTCACTTCATGGAATAAAGTTGGGATTAAAAAATATCGAAGATATTTGTTTGGCTATGGGTAATCCTCAAAAAGATTACAAAACAATACACGTAGCTGGAACAAATGGAAAAGGTTCTACATCAACAACAATTGAAACTGTTTTAATAGAAGATGGAAAAACAGTTGGGAAATATACATCCCCCCATATTTTAAAATTTAATGAGAGAATATCTGTTAATGGAAAAGAAATAACAGATGAGGAAATAGCATATTATTATTCTTATGTAAAAGATATAGTAAATGATTTAAAAATAACTCCAACTTTTTTTGAAGTTACTACAGCTATGATGTTTAAATATTTTTCAGATAAAAAGGTCGAGTTTGCTGTTATAGAAGTTGGAATGGGTGGCAGATTTGATGCTACCAATGTTATTGATGGAGATATTTGTATAGTAACTAATGTAAGTTTAGATCATACAGAGTTTTTAGGTAAGACAGTGTACGAAATAGCTTGTGAAAAGGCTGGGATTATAAAGAAAAACTCAAAAGTAATTGTTGGAAGTTCAGATGTAGAATTTTTAAAAGCAATTGAAGAAAAAACAAATAATTATATAGATATTATTGAAAAATATAAAGATGCTAAATATTTTTTAGATTTTAATAGCTATAAAACTGTAGTTGAATTGGATAATGAAAAATATAAATTTTCTTTATTTGGAGACTATCAATATAAGAATTTTCTATGTGCTTTTGAAGCTTTAAAAGAACTTAAAATACCTTTAAATATAATAAAAAGAGGAATTGAAAAAGTAAAATGGCAATGTAGATTTGAAATTATTCAGCAAAATGAAAATATTCTTGTATTAGATGGTGCTCATAATGAAGAAGGAATGAGAACTTTATGTGAAACTTTAAGTCATGGATTTTCTAAAAGTGAAGTAGTAGCAATAGTTTCAATTTTAAAAGATAAGGATTATAAAAAAATATTAGGTCTATTAGAAAAGTCTGTAGATGAAATTGTGTTTACATCTTTAAGTGATAATAAAAGAGGTCAGAGTGCTTTAGAGTTATATAATAGTTCTAATAAAATTAATAAAAATTATAAAGAAAATATTGTAGAAGCATATGATTTAGCAAAGAATATGAAAAAGAAAGTTATATTATTATGTGGATCATTTTACTTATTGAGCAAATTTAAAGAGGAAGTACTTGCAAATGAAAAGTAATATTTTTTTTAAAATTTTAACATTTGGGGGAACTTGTGTGGTAAGTTATTTTTTATATCAACATGTTCTTATATTAAGAAATGAATATATAAAAAGAGAAGAGAAAAAAAATCTATTTTTAGAAAAAATTGATAAAACGTATAAGGAGAGAGATTATAAGTTTTATAAAGGCAATTAGAGGAGCTTAAAATGGATAAAATTATAATAAAGAAATTTCCAAAAGTTAGAGAGTTAGCGGATGAATTAGCTCTTGTTCCATTATTTGATACAAATATGGATGGGGAAATAAAAACACAAGCTGTTTACAGAGTGGGGTATGAATTAAATGGTTTTTTTTCAGAGGGAGAAGAACTATTAAGTAATGTAAATGTTTTAGGAAGAAAAGAAATTGGATTTTTAAGAAGACTAGATAAAAAGAAAAGAAAAGAAATTTTTGAAAAATATTTAAGTTATTCTTTTCCAGTTTTAGTTGTTACTTTAGAAAATGAAATAGTAGATGAAATAGTAGAAGTAGCTAAAAAGTATAATAAACCAGTATTAAAATCTAAGAATCAAACTATAGAATTTATTAGAAATGCAAAATTTTATTTACAAAAAGCCTTAGCAGAAGCTGTTATGATTGACAATTGTATTTTACTAGATATATATGGTGTAGGAATACTTTTAAAAGGTTATGAAGATGCTAGATTAGGAGCTACTGTTGAACTCTTAGAAAGAGGACACAAATTTATAACAGATACAAGACTAAAAATTCAAAATGTAGCAAATAGATTTATCTTAGGTTCAAATACAGCAGATAAAGAAAATGGTGATAGTCATTTTTATCTTTTTGGTAAAGATGGAAATGATATAGATGTAACAACTCACTTTGGAATAAAAAGTACTAGAAAAAATAAAAAAATAACTTTATTAGTTGAACTTGAAAAATGGGATGAAAAAAAATTCTATGATAGATTAGGACTTGATGAAGTTTATGAAGAGTTTTTAGGATTTAAAATTCCTAAAGTAACATTACCTGTAAGAAAAGGAAGGAATTTAGCAATTATAATCGAGACAGCAGCAATAAATTACAGATTGAAAAAAACAGGTGTAAATTCGGCAGAATATTTTTGGAAAGAATCAAGAAAATTGATTGAAGAAAATAAAGAAAATAAAAAGAGAGGTTTAGTTGTGAATGATAAAACAAGTATGCCAGTTCGTTACATAAAATCTAGATTTAATTTAAATGTTTTAAATGGAGAGGAATTATTAGATAATAAATACATAACAACGACGGGAGTGTATAGGCCTTCATTGGCTCTTACAGGTTATTTTGATATGTATGGAGAAGAAGGGTATAAAGGGTTACAACTATTTACAGAAACAGAGTTTAAATATTTAGAAAGTATTTCTGTTGCTGATAGAGAGAGAAATTTAGAAAGATATTTAGATGAAGATTTTCCAGCTATCTTAATATCGGGAGTAAAAAAAATTCCAGATTATTTTTTTGACAAAATAATTAAAAAAAATATAATCTTATTAGAAACAGAAATAGATAGATCAAGTCATGTTGTTGCTACTTTTAGTGCATATTTAGAAAACTATTTTGCACCCTCAACATCCGTTCATGGTGTTTTTGTAGAATTGTACGGGTTTGGAGTACTGTTAACTGGAAAAAGTGGAATTGGAAAGAGTGAAACAGCTTTAGAATTGATTCATAGAGGACATAGATTAATAGCAGATGATTCTGTAAGATTTGATAAGAGTGTCACAGGAGATATAAATGGTAGAGCATCAAAATTACCTTACTTCATGGAAATAAGAGGACTAGGAATTATAGATGTTAAAGCTTTGTACGGTGTAGGAGCCGTAAGAATAAGTAAAAGATTAGACATGATAATAGAACTTCAAGAATTGAAAAATGGAGATTATTTAACTGCAATGGATTATCAAGAGTCTACAGAGGTTATATTAGGGAATGAAGTTTCTAAAATAAAATTATATATTTCATCTGGAAGAAATGCAGCTGCTATGGTTGAAATTGCTGTAATGAATTTAATGGCAAAAAGAATGGGATATAATTCAGAAGAAGTTTATTTAAAAGAATTAAAAAATAAAAAATATGACAATTAAAATTCGGGGGATTAAAATTGAAAAGAAATAAACTTAAAATTTTGACGGAGTATATATATATTTATATAGGAACTCTAATAGCATCAATAGCAATTAATGCCTTTTTAGTACCATCAAACTTAGCACCAGGTGGAGCAACAGGACTTTCAATATTAATAAATTATATGACAGGGATTCCTGTAGGAACATTAATATTTATAATAAATATACCATTATTTATAATAGGAGTTAAGATTTTTGGAAAATCTTATGGAGCTAAAACATTAGCTGGAATTTCATTTTTATCTTTAAACGTAGAGTTAGTAAAAAATATTGTTCCTGAAATAGATAAAGTAATAGATTTTACAAATCCTGGAAATATATTTTTAGGTACCCTTTATGGAGGATTACTTATGGGGGTTGGAATAGGAACAGTTATAAA containing:
- the scpB gene encoding SMC-Scp complex subunit ScpB; the encoded protein is MGIKEQMESILLLGGDEVKIRDLSKFFSISVEKVFQILEELKLKRFNTGINIEIDQEIVYLTTNPRCGEIVNMYFKQDVKPKKLSNAALETLSIIAYRQPITKSEIEAVRGVSIDRVVQTLEERKFIYVCGKKEAIGKPNLYAITDKFLGYLGISSVEELPQYENMKEKLNGTNENK
- a CDS encoding pseudouridine synthase — protein: MRINKYLAQNGYASRREIDKLIESGDIKVNGKEIMQGQKVTDNDKIFIKGKLFEKPKSENKVYFLLNKPRGVLSAAKDDRGRKTVVDLIDTNERLYPIGRLDSETEGAIILTNDGDVFNKVIHPKGEVYKEYFAILKGEIKDKDLSRVAKGVILDDGPTLPAKTKILKRAQGRSEVIISIREGKNRQVRRMFDAVKHPVVYLRREAIGKINLGKLELGQYRKLTSQEINYLKSL
- the gatC gene encoding Asp-tRNA(Asn)/Glu-tRNA(Gln) amidotransferase subunit GatC, with the protein product MSLTKEEVLNVAKLARLEFAEEEIARFQMDLNNILDYIDVLGEINTDEIEPLVQIHETGDKLREDVIRESLTVEEAMKNAPASEDGALIVPKVVGE
- the gatA gene encoding Asp-tRNA(Asn)/Glu-tRNA(Gln) amidotransferase subunit GatA, producing the protein MKKIYELTAFEIKEKILNRELTSEEVVKAIFERIEETDGEIGSFVSLRKEKALEEARIVDEKIKNGEAVGALAGVPVSIKDNMVSIGEPSQSASKILEGYEGIYDATVVKKLKDADAIIIGKTNMDEFAMGSTTTTSVYEQTTKNPWDLERVPGGSSGGGATSVAANQCFISLGSDTGGSIRQPASFCGVVGLKPTYGRISRYGLMAFGSSLDQIGPFGKTVKDVALSLNVLAGTDDYDSTVEDVEVPNYLDFLTGDIKGMKIGVPKEYFIEGLNPGVKKVVDEALETFKSLGAEIIEISLPHTKYAAPTYYVLAPAEASSNLARFDGIRYGHRTKNAANIDELYTKSRSEGFGDEVKRRIMIGTYVLSAGFFDAYFKKAQKVRRLIKNDFEKAFEKVDIIFTPVTPGPAFRLDAKKTPVELYLEDIFTIPANLAGIPGISIPAGMTEGLPVGIQLLGKAFGEKDILKAGDAFEKAIKERV
- the gatB gene encoding Asp-tRNA(Asn)/Glu-tRNA(Gln) amidotransferase subunit GatB codes for the protein MARQWESVIGLEVHLQLKTGTKVWCGCSADYDNSPTNTHTCPICLGHPGALPKLNKKVVEYAVKGALALNCKINNISGFDRKNYFYPDTPKNYQITQFEKPYCEKGHLDVKLNSGREFTVGITRIQIEEDAGKSIHAGSESLINFNRASMPLLEIISEPDLRSSEEAYEYLNLLKSTIKYTGISDVSMELGSLRCDANISVMEKGSKVYGTRVEVKNLNSFKAVARAIDYEIGRQIEVIENGGSIDQETRLWDDEAQVTRIMRSKEDAMDYRYFAEPDLPKLVIKNEEIERIKELMPESKTAKLKRFIEDYELPEYDANILTDEIELADYFEKVVQITKNAKLSSNWIMTEVLRELKESGKTIEESKISSEDLGKIINLIQKDVISSKIAKELFTIKLNDSRDPEVIVKEEGMVQVVDLGEIEGIVNQVLSENPKMVEDFKNSDEGRKPRVLKGLIGQVMKLSKGKANPKIVTELMELKLK
- a CDS encoding L,D-transpeptidase family protein, whose translation is MKKSKLISLGIMVFGLTFLSQPLHAVTKNLKEKYENVIPMSVHVNIMNNEAEPEYLNYVFIKSVDAPIRQDSSVYSKEIVRFPFNTKLRVLEKVESGGNDWYKVELKDKNGNVVHGYISAMLVTLRTFRFEEMNNRVHKLNQFLQSEASKGKELVSVNTYVPNPSNQNMGRAKDKYGVSSDQNARASYNGETIFIPDRSLMSVESVKGNDVYVNALSIAEKPLKVSKNAITRYPAVNANFRKAIVIDLENENQGIFQKNADGQWELISYTLNKTGMESTLGFETPKGYFIVPVLKYEMGYRDEYNNAAGMAKYAIRFSGGGYIHGTPINFEENINRDFFLREKDGTLGTVEGTRKCIRNMESHIKFLFDWVTNGKVNRKSNEQRPDENVMVIVF
- a CDS encoding lysophospholipid acyltransferase family protein, which produces MYKLQYFIFKIFSSILLLFPEKTRFKFAEKLGILGYYLIKKRRIIALANLKLAFPDKTYEERKKIAKESYKIMAKAFISTLWFEDYLKTNVELEDFDRVTSIKEKGDGIAVALIHMGNMEASLKAGEKYKIVTVAKAQRNPYIDNFITEARKKMNVVLLKKSKQTSRDLLEQIEEKNVIALFTDHRDKGTTVEFFGEETVSPTGVVSIALKHNLPLVIGYNVMHEDNTCTTYFTKELDLVRTASFKDDVKVNTQMMMSVIESIIKNYPNQWMWFHDRWKLYKKIKNDDIKS
- a CDS encoding 5'-methylthioadenosine/adenosylhomocysteine nucleosidase, translated to MLLGIIGAMNEEVVQLKEVMNLVETKELGGYQFFKGTLFNREIILVECGIGKVNAAICSTLLIQEFKVDKVLFTGVAGGLNPEINIGDIVISTDLVEHDFDCTAFGYDHGVIPRMENSKFKADDELVVLAKKVAEENFGKERVFVGTIVSGDVFVASNEKINWLRETFTGECTEMEGAAVAHVCSVMKKPFVIIRSISDKANHDANMNFDEFVKLAAQNSKIIIEGILKAI